The DNA segment GGCATCCCTAGCGGTTCTCCTCAAAAACCGGGGCATCCGCATTACGGGTTCGGACAACAATGTGTATCCGCCGATGAGCACTTTTCTGGAACAAAACAGCATCGCCATTTTTGACGGATATTCTGAAAAGAACTTTCCTGAAATACCAGACCTGGTGGTTCTTGGTAACGCGCTTTCCCGGGGCAATCCTGAAGTAGAATGGGTGATGGCCCAGAAAATTCCATACATTTCCATGGCAGAGTTGCTCAAACTGTATTTCATCCGTGGCAATACCTCACTGGTTGTGACAGGAACTCACGGCAAAACCACGACAACGTCCCTGTTGTCATGGGTGTTTGACGTCGCCGGCAAAGATCCTGGATTCATGGTGGGCGGAATTGTGGAGAATTTTGGCACAAGCTGCCGGGAAGGGTATGGTGGTTTTTTTATCACGGAGGGCGATGAATATGACACCGCGTTTTTTGACAAGCGCTCCAAATTTTTCCATTATCTGCCTGATTTGCTGATTCTCAACAACATCGAATTTGATCATGCCGATATTTTTGATTCGTTACAGGATATTCTGAAGGCCTTCAGATACCTGTTGCGACTGGTGCCTCAAAATGGGTTGATCGTGGCTAATGGCGACGATGCCAATGTGATGTCGGTCATTGAGCACGCGTTCACGCCGTGTGTGACTTTTGGGAAAAATCTAAATTGCATGGTTCAGATCAGGGACATCATGCCAGTCGCTTCCGGAACCACCTTCACCCTGCACTGGCGTGACCGGCAAGATTACGAATTTCAGATTCCGCTCATGGGGGAATATAATGTGTCCAATGCCACAGCGGTTGCGATTTCGGCGATTCATTACGGAATCACACCCGAGCAGATTCAGCGGGCATTTGATCTGTTCAGTGGAGTAAAACGCAGGCAGGAACTGCGAGGCATTGCCCGGGGCGTGCTTGTGTATGATGATTTCGCGCATCACCCGACAGCAATTCAGAAAACGATTCAGGCCATTCGGCAACGACATCCACGGCAACGGGTGTTCGCGGTGTTTGAACCGAGAAGCAATACCAGCGTTATCAACGTGCACCAGGCAGCGATGGTCAGTGCGTTTGAAGGCGCTCATGAAGCGATCATTGCCTTGCCGTATCGGTTCGACAAGATCCCCGTCGAAAAACGACTGGATATTCAGGCTGTAGAACAGCAAATGCGTGAGCGTGGACAAATGTGTAAAACCTTTGCCAGAACGGAAGACATTCTGGAGTATCTGGTGAGCACGGTACAAAGTGGCGATGTGGTATTGATCATGAGCAATGGTAAATTCGACAACATCCATCTCCGCTTGCTGGAAATGCTGGAATAATCTGGAAAACTGAAACTATGTTCCGTGTACTCTGTTACTGCGCAAAATCCCTGTTGCTTTTCATTATTATTGCATCACACAACCCGACCCGGCTTCTGGCCCGGGAGTCCATGAAACAGCAGTCCTTTTTTTATGGCCAGGGTGGACCCGCTATTGAAGCATCCCGCTGGATGTCCCCTGCGACGATTGTCACCACCCATTATTGGGCCACGGCCAATCGTATCAAGATTGTACTGAATACTTCCAGGGAAGTGCCCTATGTTTATGGATGGGACACCCACACACAACGCATGTATGTCGATTTTATTGATGTGGAATCTTTCACGCCACCTCAAGCCATGTTGCATGAAGAAAACGGAGTATTGAAGCAAATCCTGCTGGAACCGCTGAATCAGCGGATCACACGCTTGTGGATACAGCCCGCAAAACCCTTGATGCCCAAAATCACCGCTTATACGGTCGCCACCCGAAATACCATCACCATACGTCTGGAAGAAGAGGAAGTCCCGGTTGAACAAGCCGTCATCGCCCGGCCAACTCCGGCACAAACCATACGTCCTGTCACCATTATTATTGATCCGGGGCATGGAGGAAATGATCCCGGAGCGAGCGCGTTCGGAGTGAATGAAAAAGATATTGTGCTTCAGGTAGCAAAAAAGCTGTATCGTTTGCTCCTGAAAAATACCCCGCACAAGGTTTTCATGACACGTCAGGGAGATTCTTATGTTTCCAGAGAAAAACGAGCACAGTTTGCCCGTAATAAAAAAGGAGATCTGCTGATTTCACTGCACACCAATTCTCATACCGACCCGATGGTGCATGGGATTGAATTGTATTATCTGGAATCTGTGAGAGACCAGGCATCCATGAATGCGGCAATCAGGGAAAATGAAATGAGCGATCAGGAAATCCATCAACTGGCGGATGTTCTGCAAAATCTGTCTCTCCGCAAACACACCTCGTTATCCAACCAGCTTGCCAGGTCACTCCATGACAGACTGATGCAGGCCATCACCTCACGCTATGCCGAGTTCCCCCGGGATCTGGGGATCAAGGAAGCTCCCTTTTTGATTCTCATGCATTCCCGGATGCCTTCGGTGCTGATGGAACTGGCGTTCATCACCAATCCTGAAGAAAACCAGCGGCTCACCAACCGTGATTACCAGCAGGTGCTGGCAGAAGGAATGTTTCATGGCATCCAGGAATTTTTACTGAAAAGAACCAGTCGCCTATAAATTTTCCAACCGAATTTCAGTCGGATGCAGAAAGAATGATTTCAGCACTTCTTCAAAATCCGTTTCACGGATACGGTTAAAATCTTCCCGGGTAACATAAAAATAATCCGCCACCTGATGACCAATGGTGGTGATCAGGGACTGCTGGATATGAATGCCGGCATTGTCAAACGCTCGTGCCATTTTATAATAGACCAGAGGCGCGTCTTCCAAAGTGATTTTGACACGCATGAAATCCATGTCCTCACGCAGGTATTTCCCATTTACCTCCCGGACAATATAACTTTTCTGATCAGCCTCCAGAAACTCGAGGCGCAGTTTGGAATTGTAGATAAAATCAGAATTCAGTGTGATCAGTTGCGGGGGTTGCCCCTCCAGAATCCGTGCTTCCAGTTCTCTTGGAAAAATCAGATCATTGCTCCCCTGACTCGATACCTGAAAATAATAACAGAAGCCAACGGTTCCGTCGGCCATAACCAACTGATTCATTTTACCGGATTCAATATTGATTCTTCTCGCACTGAGGGCATACGCAACCCGACTGTGAATCTGTGGATAATCCCTGACATAAATCAACACACCGTTGATGCTTCCCCGGGCATTGGTCAAGACATTCACAATGATGGGTTTGTTCTTGAAATCCACAAAACTCAACATTTTATTGGCCAGCACATTCGGCGTTTCGCTCAGCAGAAACCGGTTGGGGAACGCCATGAAGAACCATTCAATCAAAGGCGTGAACGATTCGGTCAACTGGCGGATGGTTTCATCGGTCAGATACTGCCTGATGGTACGAATGAGTTTATCGGTGTATTCATCCGTGCCCTTGGCATCCAGCGAGCCTATTTTCAGATATTTCCACATGGAATGCAGATCGTTCTCAACACGCTGTAATTTTTGAAATTCACGACTGTTCACATTGGCCAGAGGTTGAAACAGCGTCACTTTCAAATCATTCTGCAGGCTGGCATTGATCAGCAGATCAATCCGGGTATCGGTTTCCAGATCCTGCTTTTTATTTCTGAGATAGAGCAGAATGGAGACCATCGGATCATCCATGCCACCAGCTTTCATTTCAGAATAAACACGATACATTTCCTCAAAAAAGTTTCTGAGGCTTTTGGTATCTTTTGCCGTCGTATCACTCACAGAACTGTAATCAGAAATATTGACCAGAAACAACAAAATCACCTGAATCAAATCACGGTTTGCCACCTCAAAAAAACGTTGAAGGGCCTGATCATAATACGCTGTGGTTTTGCTGAGTCGAACAACGGTCATGTGATGGGCAATCATGAGAGTGATCAGATTGAACAGTTGCTCATCGTCATAGCCCAGACGTTCCAGCGCATGAATCGCCAGGGATGTTCCGGAAATCTGATGTTTGGTTTTGGGCTCTATTTTTCCAACATCATGAAACAGCACACCCCATTTGAGAGCCAGAATGTGTTTGGGTTCCAGATAGTTGTATAATTCAGGATAGTTCTTTTTGAGATACATGAGTTCTTCCTGACAACGGTCCATTGCCTTCAGGGTGTGGACACAGACAGGATATTGATGATACGTCAGATTCCTCAACAAAAACCGCATCTGGTTCCATTCAGGAATAAATCGGCCCAGCAGTGTATTGGCATGACCAAACCCGTCATTGGGGTCACTGATCTCATGCATCACCCTGAGAGCTCTCGCGACATAGGGTGTCAGCATCAACTCGGTGAATTTTTCCCGGATCCGGCGACGATTCGACTGAATGGCTTCGGTTGTCAGTTTTTGCAGCACATCGGACAATTCATCCTTGATTTCCGGCGACAGATCATAATCCGAATTTCCCAGATAAATGAACAAATCCAGGATTGTGATTGGATTGTTGAAAATCAGTAATAAATGCACATGCGGCAACCCTTTGACCGCATGAATTTCTGTGACCAGTTTTTTCTGCAAATGCACTTCCACCTGAAATGTGGAGAACGTTCTGACAATGGTGCGGTCCAGCAAACGATCCAGAATCAACTGCGAAAGACTTTGAATGTTATACACCGCTTTCAGACGGAACCGGTCAAAATCATCCACACCGGGAAACCGTTTGCGTTTCAACAGGTATAATTTTTCCATATTGTCATTGATCGTGTTCTTCTGGATTTCCGAATAAATCCCCACATCCTCGGCTTCCTTGTCAAAGTAGAACTCTTTTGCGCCACCGATAAAGTTCCTCAGATCATACACAAGCTCTATGGCCTGACATAACTTGTAGACTTGTTTTGGCGAAAGAATCCGTTTTTCAATCAGAAGGACCATCAAATCCGCTGTCTGATTCGGAAAAGATCCAAACGTAGCTGACGCGATCCAGAGTGGAATCTGTATGGAACGCAAACCGCCAAAATCTTCCTTGATATTCATTTCCGTCAGGGTTGGGTGTGTGTGATTTTTGTATTCTGACAATTTTTTCAGAACATAGGGTTCATAGGATAAAATCTGGTAGAATTTCTGTTTCAACAGTTCAAACAGGGCCTTGCTTCCAATCAAAACACGACTTTCCAGAATGGAGGGAATGGTGTGAATGTTTTCTTCTTCGGTGTATTGCCGCAGGTCATCCTCAATCTCAAAATACTGATGCGCAGTGTCGACGCTGGCACTCCTCAACAAATGTTCCGTACGAATGATCAACTGCTGAAGAATCACCTTTTCCCCTTCATTCAGGGAGGCGGTGTTGAGACAATACCCGACATCCCGGTCTGACGAAAAACTCAATTCGCCCCGGCCGTAACCACCGCGGGCAAAGATCACCATGTTTTCCAGCACAAATTCGCGGTTGATCTTACATTTCTCAATCCAGGGCAATTTCTGGCTGAGTGACCTCAATGTTTTTTCGTGATTTTCAATATCCTGACTCAAATCGTTAAAAATCTGCTGATAATACTGCTTCATTTGCAGAATCTGTTTTTCAGACGCGTCAGGATCATCAAATTGCAGTTGTTTGGCAATCGCCGCCCGTTTTTCTATTTTTTCAGGCAGGGTTTTTTCCTTGTATTGCTGATCCCGCAACATTTCATTGTACTGCAATCTGCGGAGGCAGGGCAACTCATACATGGCATATCCCAGCGCGACTTCGATGATGGCGTCCACCAGGCTGGTGTTGAGCGCAAGAATTTCAAAGGAATTCCCTACACTCAGATTCAGAACCGCGATTTCCCTGGTTTGTCGCTGAAAATATGACGATACGCATTCAGAAAAAATATATTCCCGTTTTTCCATGTAATCGATATCTGTCAGATTCTCCAGATTCTCTTCCGCCAGAAAATCAACCAGTTGTTGCTGAATATCCCGGATATGCCTGTTTCTAAGTTCCCCCTGGTTCAGGGTATAAAATTGTCCCAGAAACGGATAGGTACCCACGGAAGAATATAAACGTTCCACAAAATTCCTTATAAGGGTTGAAGAAATACATATTTTTTCGATAGTTGGGTTATAAAAGTTAAAAATAAAAATTCCAAGTCCGGAAAAATGGACTGATTTTAGCATATGAGGCTTTGAAGCAAATTACCGGGGCTGAATGCCTTGCAAAACCACTGATTTAAAGACCTAAGTCACAACGGAAGGAATCCTGTATGGGTGATGAGGATTTAGAATTTAATTTTGACGACCTGGATCTCGGCGACGACAGCGATACATCTATCGGGGATTCGGACCTGGATCTGGATTTTGATTTTGACGCTGAAACACCTGCGAAACCTGAACCGCCGAAAACACTGGCGGCCAAAGCCGCCGCAGTAAAGTCAAAAGCTCCCGAGCCTCCTCCAGAGGATGAAATTGACCTGGATCTGGATAATCTCGATCTGGATAATCTGGATTTCGGCGATGAAACAGGCACAAGTGAAGACACTTTTGCGGAACCTGAGGACAATGCTGATACAGAAATGGATCTGGATATGTCCGATCTGGATCTTGACAGCTTTGATTCAGACACAACCGAAACCATGATGGAAGGTGAGGATGACCTTGCGGAAGAAACTTCTGCTGACGACCTCTTTGACGGAGACACTGGAGATTCAGAAGAGGAGCTTTCTCTGGATGACCTGGATTTCGAAGACTCAGCACAGGAAGAAACGCTGAGTGCCGATGACGACATGGGACTGGATGACAATCTGGACTTTCCTGAAGAAACCGGGTCAGAGGATACCGATGATGACATGGGACTGGATGACAGTATCTTTGATGAAGATTCGGCAGAATCCACAGAAATGGCCCTTGATGATGTTCAGGAGGAAGACACTTCAGGCGATGAAAGTTTGTTTGATGTGGATGGCAGTGTGGATGAACTGGACCAGGATCTTGGCCTTGAAACAGAAATTATTGGTGATCAGCAGGATTCCATGGAAGATGATCTCATGATGGAAGAACCTGAACTGGATGAAAATTTATTGGAGGTGGAACCTCCGGAAGAACCTATGGACGCACTGGAATTGTCGGACGAAATGGATATGGAGGATTCAATGAATACTGAGAGTGCTCTGTTGCTGGATGATGATCTGGGTATGCCCTCT comes from the SAR324 cluster bacterium genome and includes:
- a CDS encoding FliM/FliN family flagellar motor switch protein; protein product: MGDEDLEFNFDDLDLGDDSDTSIGDSDLDLDFDFDAETPAKPEPPKTLAAKAAAVKSKAPEPPPEDEIDLDLDNLDLDNLDFGDETGTSEDTFAEPEDNADTEMDLDMSDLDLDSFDSDTTETMMEGEDDLAEETSADDLFDGDTGDSEEELSLDDLDFEDSAQEETLSADDDMGLDDNLDFPEETGSEDTDDDMGLDDSIFDEDSAESTEMALDDVQEEDTSGDESLFDVDGSVDELDQDLGLETEIIGDQQDSMEDDLMMEEPELDENLLEVEPPEEPMDALELSDEMDMEDSMNTESALLLDDDLGMPSEDDLLLDDDLGDMSDSPETDLMLEDDSAEENLTFEEEEPPPPPPPPPIKKQAPLPPPRPTEDMDELIGQQPIEIPLEQKKPVATGKPSTQWDEKPEPRKASEQEPKPVKGLGAKLLLDVNHELIVEVGRTQLTGVEITEITYGSVVELDKIAGDPVDLILDGKIVAHGEMVLINKEKLGVRIIGINQD
- a CDS encoding N-acetylmuramoyl-L-alanine amidase, coding for MKQQSFFYGQGGPAIEASRWMSPATIVTTHYWATANRIKIVLNTSREVPYVYGWDTHTQRMYVDFIDVESFTPPQAMLHEENGVLKQILLEPLNQRITRLWIQPAKPLMPKITAYTVATRNTITIRLEEEEVPVEQAVIARPTPAQTIRPVTIIIDPGHGGNDPGASAFGVNEKDIVLQVAKKLYRLLLKNTPHKVFMTRQGDSYVSREKRAQFARNKKGDLLISLHTNSHTDPMVHGIELYYLESVRDQASMNAAIRENEMSDQEIHQLADVLQNLSLRKHTSLSNQLARSLHDRLMQAITSRYAEFPRDLGIKEAPFLILMHSRMPSVLMELAFITNPEENQRLTNRDYQQVLAEGMFHGIQEFLLKRTSRL
- the mpl gene encoding UDP-N-acetylmuramate:L-alanyl-gamma-D-glutamyl-meso-diaminopimelate ligase, which translates into the protein MKTLNQSRHIHFSGICGTAMASLAVLLKNRGIRITGSDNNVYPPMSTFLEQNSIAIFDGYSEKNFPEIPDLVVLGNALSRGNPEVEWVMAQKIPYISMAELLKLYFIRGNTSLVVTGTHGKTTTTSLLSWVFDVAGKDPGFMVGGIVENFGTSCREGYGGFFITEGDEYDTAFFDKRSKFFHYLPDLLILNNIEFDHADIFDSLQDILKAFRYLLRLVPQNGLIVANGDDANVMSVIEHAFTPCVTFGKNLNCMVQIRDIMPVASGTTFTLHWRDRQDYEFQIPLMGEYNVSNATAVAISAIHYGITPEQIQRAFDLFSGVKRRQELRGIARGVLVYDDFAHHPTAIQKTIQAIRQRHPRQRVFAVFEPRSNTSVINVHQAAMVSAFEGAHEAIIALPYRFDKIPVEKRLDIQAVEQQMRERGQMCKTFARTEDILEYLVSTVQSGDVVLIMSNGKFDNIHLRLLEMLE
- a CDS encoding protein-PII uridylyltransferase, with the protein product MLKSVHFSGLGIFIFNFYNPTIEKICISSTLIRNFVERLYSSVGTYPFLGQFYTLNQGELRNRHIRDIQQQLVDFLAEENLENLTDIDYMEKREYIFSECVSSYFQRQTREIAVLNLSVGNSFEILALNTSLVDAIIEVALGYAMYELPCLRRLQYNEMLRDQQYKEKTLPEKIEKRAAIAKQLQFDDPDASEKQILQMKQYYQQIFNDLSQDIENHEKTLRSLSQKLPWIEKCKINREFVLENMVIFARGGYGRGELSFSSDRDVGYCLNTASLNEGEKVILQQLIIRTEHLLRSASVDTAHQYFEIEDDLRQYTEEENIHTIPSILESRVLIGSKALFELLKQKFYQILSYEPYVLKKLSEYKNHTHPTLTEMNIKEDFGGLRSIQIPLWIASATFGSFPNQTADLMVLLIEKRILSPKQVYKLCQAIELVYDLRNFIGGAKEFYFDKEAEDVGIYSEIQKNTINDNMEKLYLLKRKRFPGVDDFDRFRLKAVYNIQSLSQLILDRLLDRTIVRTFSTFQVEVHLQKKLVTEIHAVKGLPHVHLLLIFNNPITILDLFIYLGNSDYDLSPEIKDELSDVLQKLTTEAIQSNRRRIREKFTELMLTPYVARALRVMHEISDPNDGFGHANTLLGRFIPEWNQMRFLLRNLTYHQYPVCVHTLKAMDRCQEELMYLKKNYPELYNYLEPKHILALKWGVLFHDVGKIEPKTKHQISGTSLAIHALERLGYDDEQLFNLITLMIAHHMTVVRLSKTTAYYDQALQRFFEVANRDLIQVILLFLVNISDYSSVSDTTAKDTKSLRNFFEEMYRVYSEMKAGGMDDPMVSILLYLRNKKQDLETDTRIDLLINASLQNDLKVTLFQPLANVNSREFQKLQRVENDLHSMWKYLKIGSLDAKGTDEYTDKLIRTIRQYLTDETIRQLTESFTPLIEWFFMAFPNRFLLSETPNVLANKMLSFVDFKNKPIIVNVLTNARGSINGVLIYVRDYPQIHSRVAYALSARRINIESGKMNQLVMADGTVGFCYYFQVSSQGSNDLIFPRELEARILEGQPPQLITLNSDFIYNSKLRLEFLEADQKSYIVREVNGKYLREDMDFMRVKITLEDAPLVYYKMARAFDNAGIHIQQSLITTIGHQVADYFYVTREDFNRIRETDFEEVLKSFFLHPTEIRLENL